Proteins from one Cicer arietinum cultivar CDC Frontier isolate Library 1 chromosome 3, Cicar.CDCFrontier_v2.0, whole genome shotgun sequence genomic window:
- the LOC140919779 gene encoding uncharacterized protein, translated as MDRKWISANRLSKEYEIGVKEFVEFAVKNAKDPNRVVCPCLKCCFGKRVREDELEGHLVCNGIDQSYTCWIRHGEKKKGNINFENSSTYASTDFDTDTYEPDRVDEIAKAVEEDLRDCPKMFESLLSDAEKELYNGCTKFTRLSAILKLYNLKASNGWSDKSFTELLTLIKDMLPDDNELPSRTYEAKRILCSIGMSYERIHACPNDCILFRNEYELLKACPKCNVSRYKKKESTPAKVVWYFPIIPRFRRMYRSEEDSKHLTWHADERIRDGMFRHPADSPQWAKIDHEYPEFGIESRNLRLALSTDGMNPHGLQSISHSTWPVILVIYNLPPWLCMKRKFMMLSLLISGPKQPGNDIDEWLGGGQVEAEDVLVQQQLEIPHYQMKP; from the exons atggataggaaatggatttcagccaatcgattgtcaaaagagtatgaaattggagtgaaggagtttgttgagtttgcagtgaagaatgcaaaagatccaaatagagtagtttgtccttgtttaaaatgttgttttggaaaacgtgttagagaagatgaattagaaggacatctagtatgtaatggaattgatcaaagctacacatgttggataagacatggtgagaaaaaaaaaggaaacattaattttgagaatagttcgacatatgcttcaactgacttcgatacagatacatatgagccggaccgagttgatgagattgcaaaagcagttgaagaagatcttcgagattgtcctaaaatgtttgaaagtttgttgagtgatgcagagaaagaattatataatggttgtactaaattcacaagactgtcagcgatattaaagttgtacaacttaaaagcgagtaatggatggtctgataaaagctttacggaattattaacactcataaaagatatgttgccagatgataatgaacttcccagtcgaacctacgaggctaaacggattttgtgttctattggaatgagttacgaaaggattcatgcgtgtcctaacgattgcattttatttcgaaacgaatatgaactacttaaggcgtgtccgaaatgcaatgtctctcgatataagaagaaagaatctactccagcaaaagtcgtgtggtattttcctataataccaagatttaggcgcatgtatcgcagtgaagaagattcaaaacacttgacatggcatgcagatgaaagaattagagatggaatgtttcgacaccctgcagattccccacaatgggcaaaaattgatcacgagtatcctgaattcgggatagagtcaagaaatctaagacttgcactttctactgatggaatgaatccacatggtcttcaaagcatctcacatagcacgtggcctgtgattttggtaatatataacctacctccatggttatgtatgaagcgtaagtttatgatgttgtctctgttaatttctggacccaaacaaccggggaatgatatcgac gagtggCTGGGGGGGGGACAGGTTGAGGCTGAGGATGTGCTAGTTCAACagcagcttgag ATTCCTCATTACCaaatgaaaccttga